The Balearica regulorum gibbericeps isolate bBalReg1 chromosome 5, bBalReg1.pri, whole genome shotgun sequence genomic interval ATACATCCAAAAGACTACACCCTTTCATATTTCTAGTAAAAAACCTTAATTTCTTGAGGTAGGACTTGTATGAAGCCCAATTCCAATAGCTTGCAGAACTTAGAGGGGAAGGTGGAAAAACTGATCCATATACATACGTCTGAatcaagttttcttctttggcGATCTTCAGATTCAACATCCACGCTTCCGTTTATTATCTGCATGCATTTGGGACAAAGCTTCCAACCAGGCACAAACTGTCTTCCAAACTTGGCACTTAGAAAAGTTGCGTCATCTAAGTCAATTGCACGTAAGTTTTTCTTTGATAGTTTTCTGTGTATATTAAAGGGATCACAACATGATTTTTGTAAGTCTTCAAATCTCTCAATGTAAATTTTTGCATGATGGAAGCAGATTGTATTGTTCTCTGAAAGGGTTATTCCAGTCCTAAGCTGAAGTAACAGTAGATCAGATGAAGATATCTCTTGCTTAGTCTTGAAGCCAGTGTGACGGGTATAATAGATCTTATGGCATTCATTGGTAGCTTGAAGCTGAACTCCAACTGAACAAGGATCCATTTTACTTTATCAGAACaacttatttcatttattttgcctAAAATGAATTCTTTGAAGTCTTTAGTAGTTTCTATGAAGATCACCCTGGAGAAAGCATTAAAATCAATCagatttgtgctgcaaacatTTCTCTGTAAGCTTGACAGACTAggtttaagtaatttaaaaaacatgtaaagAAATTCTAGCATTCTAGTCTAGATAAGActaaaaatacactgaat includes:
- the ARL14EP gene encoding ARL14 effector protein, with protein sequence MDPCSVGVQLQATNECHKIYYTRHTGFKTKQEISSSDLLLLQLRTGITLSENNTICFHHAKIYIERFEDLQKSCCDPFNIHRKLSKKNLRAIDLDDATFLSAKFGRQFVPGWKLCPKCMQIINGSVDVESEDRQRRKLDSDGRTAKALKSLQFANPGRQTEFTPETSKREKRRLQTKNASFNSDRQVIPAKSKVYDSQGLLLYSGMDLCDCLDEDCLGCFYACPKCGSNKCGAECRCDRKWLYEQIEIEGGEIIRNKHVG